A portion of the Acidobacteriaceae bacterium genome contains these proteins:
- a CDS encoding HAD-IA family hydrolase → MAAFEAAALLFDMDGVLLSSIASAERCWKRWAQMYNVPGWETFQIPHGVRAIDIVKQSAPWIDPQEGLRVIEDLEIADVADVHVLPGAAALLASLPAGRWTIVTSASGRLMEARVKAAGLPLPERYITADDVTKGKPDPEPYRKGAELLGFDPAQCVVMEDAPSGMKAGHAAGARVLGVVTSHTIEQVREARADWVVQSLADVQLIETVGPLLEFEAKTV, encoded by the coding sequence GTGGCGGCATTCGAAGCAGCAGCGCTCTTGTTTGATATGGACGGCGTGCTGCTGTCTTCGATTGCCAGCGCCGAACGCTGCTGGAAGCGTTGGGCGCAGATGTACAACGTACCGGGCTGGGAGACGTTTCAGATTCCGCACGGTGTGCGGGCAATTGACATCGTGAAGCAGTCAGCTCCGTGGATCGATCCGCAGGAAGGTTTGCGCGTGATCGAAGACCTGGAGATTGCTGACGTCGCAGATGTGCATGTTCTGCCTGGGGCCGCAGCTCTGCTGGCCAGCCTGCCTGCGGGGCGTTGGACGATCGTGACTTCAGCGAGTGGACGGTTGATGGAGGCTCGCGTGAAGGCTGCGGGGTTACCGTTGCCGGAGCGCTACATCACGGCCGATGACGTGACCAAAGGCAAGCCTGATCCTGAGCCCTATCGCAAGGGAGCGGAGCTGCTGGGCTTTGATCCGGCGCAGTGTGTCGTGATGGAAGATGCTCCAAGCGGCATGAAGGCAGGACACGCTGCGGGGGCTCGCGTACTCGGCGTGGTTACGTCGCACACGATTGAGCAGGTGCGCGAGGCGCGAGCGGACTGGGTGGTTCAATCGCTTGCGGATGTGCAGCTGATTGAGACGGTCGGGCCGCTGCTGGAGTTTGAAGCGAAGACTGTTTAG
- a CDS encoding folate-binding protein — protein sequence MMPSNQIQPLLESAALAQLADRAFLRITGSDATRWLNGMVTNSIQAMQPGEGSYNFLLNAQGRIMGDAYIYREHSEPITYLLATSSAQVEAIRSLLDKFIIMDDVELADAALEQTSLLLSGPEAAVALQRAGLPAVGPLRLALADTAHGPVLLTTTQAAGTFELRAEAATIAALQAALALPELSSAALEAFRVFTGTPLYGTDIRNTDTAKDLPQETNQPHALHFSKGCYLGQEIVERIRSRGQVHKLFTKFELTGALPEQLPAPLESEGKPAGELTSATQIGDKLYALGYARREFLELKKPITYSGGTATPRL from the coding sequence ATGATGCCTTCAAACCAGATCCAGCCCCTCCTCGAATCCGCCGCACTCGCGCAGCTTGCTGACCGTGCGTTCCTCCGCATCACCGGCTCTGACGCCACGCGTTGGCTCAACGGTATGGTGACGAACTCTATCCAGGCCATGCAGCCCGGCGAAGGCAGCTATAACTTCCTGCTGAACGCGCAGGGCCGCATCATGGGCGATGCGTATATCTATCGCGAGCACAGCGAGCCAATCACCTACCTGCTCGCCACCAGCAGCGCACAGGTGGAAGCGATCCGCTCGCTGCTGGACAAGTTCATCATCATGGACGATGTCGAGCTTGCCGACGCCGCACTCGAGCAAACCTCCCTGCTTCTCAGCGGCCCGGAGGCGGCGGTAGCGTTGCAGCGCGCAGGCTTGCCAGCGGTCGGCCCCCTTCGCCTTGCCCTGGCCGATACAGCGCACGGCCCGGTACTACTGACAACGACGCAGGCCGCAGGCACCTTTGAGCTTCGCGCGGAAGCAGCGACCATCGCTGCGCTGCAAGCTGCGCTCGCTCTGCCGGAACTCTCTTCCGCAGCACTTGAAGCTTTCCGCGTCTTCACCGGCACACCGCTTTACGGCACGGACATTCGCAACACCGACACGGCCAAGGACCTGCCTCAGGAGACCAACCAGCCCCACGCCCTGCACTTCAGCAAGGGCTGCTACCTCGGCCAGGAAATCGTCGAGCGCATCCGCTCGCGCGGTCAGGTCCACAAGCTCTTCACAAAGTTCGAGCTCACCGGCGCTCTTCCGGAGCAACTGCCTGCGCCGCTTGAGTCAGAAGGCAAGCCCGCAGGCGAGTTGACGAGCGCAACCCAGATCGGCGATAAGCTCTACGCGCTCGGCTACGCCCGCCGCGAGTTTCTGGAGCTGAAGAAACCGATAACCTATAGCGGTGGCACCGCGACACCACGCCTCTAA
- a CDS encoding phosphoglucomutase/phosphomannomutase family protein encodes MSETTVVKFGTDGWRGIIADDFTYENVRVAARAIAHYVIEQEDAKAGVCIGYDTRFGSKSFAKVVAEVLATAGIPVALGNKVTPTPELSFAVRGRKAAGGVMITSSHNPAEWNGVKYKASYGGSGSPGIIKSIESYLLKPLPEAAEKAPIEEVDFSPEYIAALEAFVDLKAIKASGYRFLIDTMYGAGKGYLAGIFTRAGIPFVEFRSEWNPAFPGINPEPILPHIAPTQKAVVEAKCDAGLITDGDADRIGAVDENGNVVDAHKVYAVILEWLLKRKGWPGDVTRAFNTTKMLDRISAKYGRKLHEHGIGFKFVCDLMLEQDILIGGEESGGIGISKHLPERDGLLNSLLIANVMADEKKTLGELVAALQEEYGEHQYGRVDMHITNDVKESAIARAKAGVSEVAGLKVLKTETLDGIKFYLENPACAGKPNAAETWLLLRASGTEPLLRVYCESCSQESVKMVLDAAQKFVLEGGK; translated from the coding sequence ATGAGCGAAACGACGGTGGTGAAGTTCGGTACTGACGGCTGGCGCGGCATTATTGCCGACGACTTTACGTATGAGAACGTGCGCGTAGCTGCGCGGGCGATTGCGCACTATGTGATCGAGCAGGAAGACGCAAAGGCTGGTGTTTGCATCGGCTATGACACGCGCTTCGGTTCGAAGTCCTTTGCCAAGGTGGTGGCCGAAGTGCTGGCGACGGCAGGCATTCCTGTGGCGCTCGGCAACAAGGTGACGCCGACGCCGGAGCTGTCGTTTGCGGTGCGTGGGCGCAAGGCTGCTGGCGGCGTGATGATTACGTCGAGCCACAACCCGGCCGAGTGGAACGGTGTGAAGTACAAGGCGAGCTACGGTGGATCGGGTTCGCCCGGAATCATCAAGTCGATCGAAAGCTACCTGCTGAAGCCGTTGCCGGAAGCGGCGGAGAAGGCGCCAATCGAAGAGGTCGACTTCTCGCCGGAGTACATCGCGGCTCTGGAGGCGTTTGTCGATCTCAAGGCGATCAAGGCTTCGGGCTACCGCTTCCTGATCGACACGATGTATGGCGCGGGCAAGGGCTACCTTGCGGGCATCTTTACGCGCGCAGGCATTCCGTTTGTGGAGTTCCGCTCGGAGTGGAATCCGGCGTTCCCGGGCATCAACCCGGAGCCGATTCTTCCGCACATTGCACCGACGCAGAAGGCCGTTGTCGAAGCCAAGTGTGATGCTGGTCTGATCACGGACGGCGATGCTGATCGCATCGGCGCGGTGGACGAGAACGGCAACGTTGTTGATGCCCATAAGGTCTACGCAGTAATTCTCGAGTGGCTGTTGAAGCGCAAGGGATGGCCGGGCGATGTGACGCGTGCGTTCAACACGACGAAGATGCTGGACCGCATCTCGGCGAAGTACGGTCGCAAGCTGCACGAGCACGGTATCGGCTTCAAGTTTGTCTGCGATCTGATGCTCGAACAGGACATTCTGATCGGCGGCGAAGAGTCCGGCGGCATCGGCATCTCGAAGCACCTGCCGGAGCGCGATGGTCTGCTGAACAGCCTGCTGATTGCGAACGTGATGGCGGATGAGAAGAAGACGCTTGGCGAGCTTGTGGCGGCGCTGCAGGAAGAGTACGGCGAGCACCAGTATGGTCGTGTCGACATGCACATTACTAACGACGTCAAGGAGTCGGCGATTGCACGCGCGAAGGCTGGTGTGAGCGAGGTTGCAGGGCTGAAGGTTCTGAAGACTGAGACGCTCGACGGCATCAAGTTTTACCTGGAGAACCCGGCCTGTGCAGGCAAGCCCAACGCTGCGGAGACGTGGCTACTGCTGCGCGCCAGCGGCACGGAGCCGTTGCTGCGCGTGTACTGCGAGAGCTGTTCGCAGGAGAGCGTGAAGATGGTCCTGGATGCAGCACAGAAGTTTGTGCTCGAAGGCGGGAAGTAA
- a CDS encoding S41 family peptidase has translation MPKSAKLGLLAVSVVVLLGLFLGVNFHGVHAASDGPQDGAYRQINVYREVLQHVQNDYVEDPNITKVTHGALRGLLESLDADSSYLNPDDYKAWKDAKQGKGQIGVVMSKRFGYATVVSVVPGSPADKANLNDGDILEAINGKDTRDISLAMIQLMMVGAPGSELKLGVLRPRSAKPEPITVNRVVIVEPAPSETAYENGSIVYLKPVVLDKDHVSAIEGKLKAASKQPGKKILLDLRDVATGDMSEGVRLANFFVASGTLATLEGQKVAKQTFTAEASKAVNTKSPLVVLVNRGTAGAAELAAAAIADSKRGELVGERTFGEGVQSKTFDMPDGGALILSIAKYAAPDGKKFEDAGVTPATLVSNDLSDDSVDDDAAPAKDAATKTAVKKKAPLVDAQLNKGLEMLKAKTAAA, from the coding sequence ATGCCTAAGAGCGCAAAGCTGGGTTTGCTGGCGGTATCGGTAGTGGTGTTGCTTGGCCTGTTTCTGGGCGTGAACTTCCATGGTGTCCATGCGGCGAGCGATGGCCCGCAGGACGGTGCGTATCGCCAGATCAACGTCTACAGGGAAGTGCTGCAGCACGTGCAGAACGACTACGTGGAAGATCCGAACATCACCAAGGTGACGCACGGTGCGCTGCGTGGTTTGTTGGAGTCGCTGGATGCAGATTCGAGCTATTTGAATCCCGATGATTACAAGGCGTGGAAAGATGCCAAGCAGGGTAAGGGACAGATTGGCGTTGTTATGTCCAAGCGCTTTGGCTATGCGACGGTCGTCAGTGTTGTTCCGGGTTCGCCCGCAGACAAGGCAAATTTGAACGATGGTGACATTCTCGAAGCTATCAACGGCAAGGACACGCGCGACATCTCGCTGGCGATGATCCAGCTGATGATGGTGGGTGCGCCTGGTTCGGAGTTGAAGCTTGGTGTGTTGCGTCCGCGTTCGGCAAAGCCTGAGCCGATCACGGTGAATCGCGTCGTTATCGTGGAACCGGCCCCATCGGAGACCGCATACGAGAACGGCTCGATCGTGTATCTGAAGCCGGTTGTTCTGGATAAGGATCATGTTTCGGCGATCGAAGGCAAGCTGAAGGCTGCTTCTAAGCAGCCGGGTAAGAAGATTCTGCTCGACCTGCGTGATGTCGCCACGGGTGACATGAGCGAAGGCGTGCGACTGGCGAACTTCTTTGTTGCTTCGGGAACGCTGGCGACCCTAGAGGGTCAGAAGGTTGCCAAGCAGACATTTACGGCAGAGGCTTCGAAGGCTGTGAACACGAAGTCGCCGCTGGTTGTTCTGGTAAACCGTGGCACGGCTGGAGCAGCTGAACTGGCTGCTGCGGCGATTGCCGATAGCAAGCGCGGTGAACTCGTTGGCGAGCGTACCTTTGGTGAAGGTGTGCAGTCGAAAACATTCGATATGCCTGATGGCGGAGCGTTGATTCTCTCCATCGCCAAGTATGCCGCTCCGGACGGGAAGAAGTTCGAAGATGCAGGCGTAACGCCTGCTACGTTGGTTTCCAACGATCTGTCGGATGATTCGGTGGATGACGATGCTGCTCCTGCGAAGGACGCTGCGACCAAGACCGCTGTGAAGAAGAAGGCACCGCTGGTCGATGCCCAGTTGAACAAGGGACTCGAAATGCTGAAGGCGAAGACGGCTGCAGCGTAG
- the kdsB gene encoding 3-deoxy-manno-octulosonate cytidylyltransferase: MTASLNVLGVIPARLASTRLPRKVLLPLAGEPLLAWVYAAAKRCPQFSDVVIACDSQEVANLCAERNWPYQLTSPELPSGTDRLHAVAQQIPADIYVNVQGDEPLLRVGHIAALLAPFAQPHVDVTTLKVRCTSENIGNPNAVKVVTANDGRALYFSRATIPYDRDAAGNVTYFKHLGLYAYRAAALRRFAELPPSPLEQIERLEQLRLLENGLALYVTETEHDTIGVDTEADLERVAALLQAPQA, translated from the coding sequence ATGACCGCCAGCCTGAACGTCCTCGGCGTCATCCCTGCGCGCCTCGCCTCCACGCGCCTGCCTCGGAAGGTTCTGCTCCCCCTCGCAGGTGAACCGCTGCTTGCGTGGGTCTACGCCGCGGCGAAACGCTGCCCGCAGTTCTCTGACGTCGTGATCGCCTGCGACTCGCAGGAGGTGGCGAACCTCTGCGCCGAACGCAACTGGCCCTACCAGCTCACCTCGCCAGAGCTTCCCTCCGGCACCGACCGCCTGCACGCTGTCGCCCAGCAGATTCCCGCCGACATCTACGTCAACGTCCAGGGCGACGAACCCCTGCTGCGCGTCGGCCACATCGCCGCGCTGCTTGCCCCGTTTGCTCAGCCACACGTCGACGTCACGACGCTGAAAGTCCGCTGCACGTCCGAAAATATCGGCAACCCGAACGCCGTCAAAGTAGTCACCGCCAACGATGGCCGCGCACTCTACTTCTCCCGAGCCACCATCCCCTACGACCGCGACGCCGCCGGCAACGTAACCTACTTCAAGCATCTCGGTCTGTACGCCTATCGAGCCGCAGCCTTGCGCCGCTTCGCCGAGCTCCCACCCTCACCGCTCGAACAGATCGAACGCCTCGAGCAGCTTCGCCTGCTTGAAAACGGTCTCGCACTCTACGTTACAGAGACGGAGCACGACACCATCGGCGTCGATACGGAAGCCGACCTGGAACGCGTAGCCGCGTTGCTCCAGGCTCCCCAGGCATAG
- the ribF gene encoding riboflavin biosynthesis protein RibF codes for MKIFRSIDELTNALPAGTRSVVTIGNFDGVHLGHQMVIRNVRTRARQLNALAIAVTFDPHPSHVLRPEPRLRLLTPVDEKLRLLAATGLDAVLLLPFTEDLRHTSARSFAENVLRNGLNAIEVHEGETFRFGHHAEADIRSLAQLGHDFAFSVRAWQPFVLRGDAVSSSRIRSLVARGELSEARALLGRSFSVRSTPASGRGYGTKYAVPTINIAPYADLLPANGVYITTLRIGEGPDARLFRGVTNAGNRPTFGADSFAVESYLFHFEPLELTEQTPLELTFLKRLRAEQRFESPDLLKQQIGRDVARAQRFFGLCHALDKSNR; via the coding sequence ATGAAGATTTTTCGCTCCATCGACGAACTCACCAACGCGCTGCCTGCAGGCACGCGCTCGGTTGTCACCATCGGCAACTTCGACGGCGTGCACCTCGGCCACCAGATGGTGATTCGCAACGTACGCACGCGTGCCCGGCAACTCAACGCGCTTGCTATCGCCGTCACCTTCGATCCGCATCCTTCGCACGTCCTGCGCCCCGAGCCGCGCCTTCGCCTGCTTACGCCCGTGGACGAGAAGCTCCGCCTCCTCGCGGCTACCGGGCTCGACGCCGTTCTGCTGCTGCCCTTCACCGAAGACCTGCGCCACACCTCCGCGCGCAGCTTCGCGGAGAACGTCCTCCGCAACGGCCTCAACGCCATCGAAGTCCACGAAGGGGAGACCTTCCGCTTCGGCCACCATGCCGAGGCCGACATCCGGTCGCTTGCGCAGCTTGGCCATGACTTTGCGTTCTCTGTCCGCGCCTGGCAACCGTTCGTGCTGCGCGGCGACGCCGTCTCCTCCAGCCGCATCCGCTCGCTGGTCGCCAGGGGTGAACTTTCCGAGGCACGCGCGCTGCTCGGGCGCAGCTTCTCCGTACGCTCGACGCCAGCCTCCGGCCGTGGCTACGGGACGAAGTACGCTGTGCCCACGATCAACATCGCGCCCTACGCTGATCTTCTGCCCGCAAACGGCGTCTACATTACAACGCTGCGTATCGGCGAAGGCCCCGATGCTCGCCTCTTCCGCGGCGTTACGAACGCGGGGAACCGTCCGACCTTTGGCGCGGACTCCTTCGCAGTCGAGTCCTACCTCTTCCACTTCGAGCCGTTGGAACTAACCGAGCAAACACCGCTGGAGCTGACCTTCCTCAAGCGACTTCGCGCCGAACAACGCTTTGAGTCCCCCGACCTGCTGAAGCAACAGATTGGCCGCGACGTCGCCCGCGCGCAACGCTTCTTCGGTCTTTGCCACGCACTCGATAAGTCCAACCGTTAG
- a CDS encoding MBL fold metallo-hydrolase: MQATLTFFGTGTSMGVPTLGCPCAVCQDAYLPGSPNRRTRPSILLSFNAHNVLIDTGPDFHVQAVREHLSSVDAVLYTHGHADHILGMDDLRPLSFGKPGGLPLFADNLTAPVIERVFEYTFRKVDRYPTSARVEMNRIPSTPGARIPLLGTEFVRIPVTHGRNTITGYRFGSAAYLTDMSDIPEDALPLLQGLDILILDALRREPHPSHSHLAKSVALVEQLKPKRAFFTHISHDLDHNAINAELPPHIQLAHDSLKLDFDISPIP, encoded by the coding sequence ATGCAAGCCACCCTGACTTTCTTCGGCACCGGTACCAGCATGGGAGTTCCCACGCTGGGCTGCCCGTGCGCCGTCTGTCAGGACGCCTATCTTCCGGGCTCACCGAACCGTCGTACCCGGCCTTCGATTCTGCTCAGCTTCAACGCGCACAACGTCCTCATCGATACCGGCCCGGACTTCCACGTGCAGGCTGTGCGCGAGCATCTTTCGAGCGTCGACGCCGTGCTCTACACCCACGGTCACGCCGACCACATCCTCGGCATGGATGACCTCCGCCCGCTTTCCTTCGGCAAGCCCGGCGGCCTGCCGCTCTTCGCCGACAACCTCACCGCGCCGGTCATCGAGCGTGTCTTCGAGTACACCTTCCGCAAGGTCGACCGCTACCCGACTTCGGCACGCGTTGAGATGAACCGTATTCCATCCACACCAGGCGCACGCATTCCTCTGCTCGGTACGGAGTTCGTGCGTATCCCCGTCACGCATGGGCGAAACACGATCACCGGTTATCGATTCGGCTCCGCCGCCTACCTGACGGACATGAGCGACATTCCAGAAGACGCCCTTCCGCTGCTGCAGGGCCTGGACATCCTGATCCTTGACGCTCTGCGCCGCGAGCCGCACCCGTCGCACTCACACCTCGCGAAGTCGGTCGCACTCGTCGAGCAACTCAAGCCCAAACGAGCCTTCTTCACGCACATCTCTCACGACCTCGATCACAACGCCATCAACGCCGAGCTACCGCCCCACATTCAGCTCGCACACGACAGCCTCAAGCTGGACTTCGACATCAGCCCCATCCCATAG
- a CDS encoding DUF1844 domain-containing protein, whose product MADKPFVINDRRKFTAEGDIRPDVERSPAEPTPEPSAPVAAEAEASRGPQLVTEATAPEETVAAEAPAAASEEAEQQAYPEIPAEQFEQVTRAYNATLDRLDTAVRAMDPGGQHMPAMNFERFIQSLYMQALMQLGGIQDPSGQPPRVDLMGARSTIDMLGLISEKADGNLNESETKLLTSALFELRMAFLEVTQALSQQAAQRGPGGAPGSMPPPPGGPTLIR is encoded by the coding sequence ATGGCCGACAAGCCCTTCGTCATCAACGACCGCCGCAAGTTCACCGCCGAAGGCGACATCCGCCCCGACGTGGAGCGCTCCCCTGCCGAGCCCACGCCTGAGCCCAGTGCTCCTGTAGCTGCCGAAGCCGAGGCCTCGCGCGGTCCGCAGCTCGTCACCGAAGCTACGGCCCCGGAAGAGACCGTAGCCGCGGAAGCTCCCGCAGCAGCCAGCGAAGAGGCCGAGCAGCAGGCTTATCCCGAGATCCCAGCCGAGCAGTTTGAGCAGGTGACGCGTGCGTACAACGCCACGCTCGACCGGCTCGATACCGCTGTGCGCGCGATGGATCCCGGCGGCCAGCACATGCCCGCGATGAACTTCGAGCGCTTCATTCAGTCGCTCTACATGCAGGCGCTCATGCAACTTGGCGGCATTCAGGACCCCAGCGGCCAGCCACCGCGTGTCGACCTCATGGGTGCACGCTCGACGATCGACATGCTGGGCCTCATCAGCGAAAAGGCAGACGGCAACCTCAACGAGAGCGAGACCAAGCTGCTCACCTCCGCGCTCTTTGAGCTGCGCATGGCGTTCCTCGAAGTCACACAGGCGCTCTCTCAGCAGGCCGCCCAGCGTGGCCCCGGTGGCGCACCGGGCTCCATGCCTCCACCCCCGGGTGGGCCCACGCTCATCCGCTAA
- a CDS encoding PBP1A family penicillin-binding protein, translating into MGKFPFREPEFRSRKIAAKAAFWLLIGASAIFGVMVGLMMTYSINLPQMADLERYRPSTTTELLDIHGKVIGSFALERRIVVPYSDFPPVLRDAILSIEDKNFMTNGGVNLIRVIGAAWKDLHSKKRSQGASTLTMQLARNLFLSSEKTYGRKLQEIFLTLQIERHFTKQQIFALYANQIYLGRGTYGFEAGAEYYFSKHARDLTLPEAATLAGLPKGPEEFSPVRHPERALRRRNLVLSEMLEDHKITLGQYTEAKNAPLGLKLETPANSEAPYFVEEVRRQLEHEYGVEEVHGAGLRVYTTLDLDMQRAAQKALLDDLATYERRRGWKGRLQNVLNGTQTLEEYKHPDWAQPVVEGAYFHALVTEVTPTRMTVRIGAVESTMDATQWIWTQKTKATDLAKPGDIVYVKIAAKVAGETPKLLLEQDSGAQGAIMAVNNANGEVLAMVGGRDFALSQFNRATQAQRQVGSSFKPYDYVAAFEAGMKPSDIVMDSPASFYTPNGPYTPHNYEADWKGPMTLTDAFAESRNIPALRLADKVGIKKVIEVARNFGVTSPLPNFLPVAIGAAGITLSEQVASYSVFPNDGIRIAPHYIRRVAQADGLPLEQKTPEVKEVITLDIARKMMVLLEAVVNHGTATQALQLHHALGGKTGTTNSFTDAWFLGFSPSVTCGVWVGYDNPSQPLGDKETGAKAALPAWMDFMKVATEKVPNEQFARYDAPKKQLDVPVAPAGEQPIVAKKPAKSDDDDSDDDDDSPPAPVIRMQPEPAPVGGSEGAVSAAKPVAPASKPVVKPPVVAGPPKAGASKP; encoded by the coding sequence ATGGGCAAATTTCCGTTTCGTGAGCCGGAGTTTCGCTCGCGCAAGATTGCGGCGAAGGCGGCGTTTTGGCTGCTGATCGGCGCTTCTGCCATTTTTGGCGTGATGGTCGGGCTGATGATGACGTACTCGATCAACCTGCCGCAGATGGCGGACCTTGAACGATACCGGCCCAGCACGACGACAGAGCTACTCGACATTCATGGCAAGGTGATTGGCTCCTTCGCACTCGAGCGCCGCATTGTTGTGCCGTACTCTGATTTCCCTCCGGTACTGCGCGACGCGATTCTGTCGATTGAAGATAAGAACTTCATGACGAATGGCGGCGTGAATCTGATTCGCGTGATCGGAGCGGCGTGGAAGGATCTGCACTCGAAGAAGCGTTCGCAGGGCGCGTCGACGCTGACGATGCAACTGGCGCGCAATCTGTTTCTCTCGAGCGAAAAGACGTACGGTCGCAAGCTGCAGGAGATTTTCCTGACGCTACAGATCGAGCGCCACTTCACCAAGCAGCAGATCTTTGCGCTCTACGCGAACCAGATTTACCTTGGCCGTGGAACGTACGGGTTTGAAGCAGGCGCAGAGTATTACTTCTCCAAGCACGCTCGCGACCTGACGCTGCCGGAAGCAGCAACGCTGGCGGGGTTGCCCAAGGGCCCGGAGGAATTCTCCCCGGTGCGGCACCCAGAGCGCGCGTTGCGCCGCCGAAACCTGGTACTGAGCGAGATGCTCGAAGACCACAAGATCACGCTCGGGCAGTACACCGAGGCGAAGAACGCTCCGCTGGGGCTGAAACTTGAGACGCCTGCGAACTCTGAGGCTCCGTACTTTGTCGAAGAGGTGCGGCGTCAACTGGAGCACGAGTACGGTGTCGAAGAGGTGCACGGCGCGGGGCTCCGGGTATACACAACGCTCGATCTCGACATGCAGCGTGCGGCCCAGAAGGCGTTGCTGGATGACTTGGCCACGTATGAGCGTCGTCGTGGCTGGAAGGGGCGCCTGCAGAACGTATTGAACGGCACGCAGACGCTCGAAGAGTACAAGCATCCTGATTGGGCGCAGCCTGTGGTGGAGGGTGCGTACTTCCACGCGCTAGTTACAGAGGTGACGCCGACCAGGATGACAGTGCGCATCGGTGCGGTGGAGTCCACGATGGACGCGACGCAGTGGATCTGGACGCAGAAGACGAAGGCGACTGACCTGGCCAAGCCCGGCGACATTGTTTATGTGAAGATTGCGGCAAAGGTGGCAGGGGAGACTCCGAAGCTGCTGCTGGAGCAGGACTCTGGCGCGCAGGGTGCGATCATGGCGGTGAACAACGCCAACGGCGAAGTGCTGGCGATGGTGGGTGGACGTGACTTTGCTCTTAGCCAGTTCAACCGTGCGACACAGGCACAGCGGCAGGTCGGATCGTCGTTCAAGCCATATGACTACGTTGCGGCGTTTGAGGCGGGCATGAAGCCGTCAGACATCGTGATGGATTCGCCTGCGAGCTTCTACACGCCGAACGGGCCGTATACGCCGCACAACTACGAGGCCGACTGGAAGGGACCGATGACGCTGACGGATGCGTTTGCGGAGTCGCGCAATATCCCGGCTCTGCGGTTGGCGGATAAGGTCGGCATCAAGAAGGTGATCGAAGTGGCGCGGAACTTTGGCGTGACCAGCCCTCTGCCGAACTTCCTGCCGGTGGCTATCGGAGCGGCTGGCATTACGTTGAGCGAGCAGGTCGCGAGCTACAGTGTCTTCCCGAACGACGGCATTCGCATCGCTCCGCATTACATTCGCCGCGTGGCACAGGCTGATGGCCTGCCGCTGGAACAGAAGACGCCTGAGGTGAAGGAAGTCATCACGCTCGACATCGCGCGCAAGATGATGGTGCTGCTGGAGGCCGTGGTGAATCACGGCACGGCGACGCAGGCGTTGCAGCTCCACCATGCTTTGGGTGGCAAGACGGGTACGACGAACAGCTTCACCGACGCATGGTTCCTGGGCTTTTCGCCGTCGGTGACGTGCGGTGTCTGGGTGGGGTATGACAACCCTTCGCAGCCGCTCGGTGACAAGGAAACCGGCGCAAAGGCCGCCTTGCCAGCGTGGATGGACTTCATGAAGGTGGCGACGGAGAAGGTTCCGAACGAGCAGTTCGCCCGCTACGACGCGCCGAAGAAGCAGCTGGATGTGCCAGTGGCACCGGCTGGCGAGCAGCCTATTGTGGCGAAGAAGCCTGCGAAGTCTGACGACGATGACTCCGACGATGACGACGATTCTCCCCCTGCCCCGGTGATTCGGATGCAGCCGGAGCCTGCTCCTGTGGGAGGTAGTGAAGGCGCAGTCTCTGCTGCGAAGCCCGTTGCTCCGGCAAGTAAGCCGGTAGTCAAGCCTCCCGTCGTGGCTGGGCCGCCGAAGGCTGGAGCGTCTAAGCCTTAA